The Juglans microcarpa x Juglans regia isolate MS1-56 chromosome 2S, Jm3101_v1.0, whole genome shotgun sequence genome has a window encoding:
- the LOC121252464 gene encoding patellin-3-like, whose protein sequence is MAEESVQNQGQETLTREEEVVVTDVPQAEKASTKVEKEPQSTHVRETEESVKPRTVEEEPAVENDMSTKPADNVEKIPQSVSFEEESTRVADLPETEKKALEELKQLIQDALNKHEFTTLASSLTSPSPPKEEEKPAAVEEREDEKPAEEKPSEVTADVPPMAPEEPTKPESETLEETKDGAEKKAEPENEATVAEQLTETVVVTKVIKEKVAADSVDDDGAKTVEAIEETIVAVSSSVPQEQPPTPPTKDVEGQNAAPPPEPEEKDTKAPLSQEEVSIWGVPLLADERSDVILLKFLRARDFKVKDAFSMIKNTVRWRKDFGIDKLLEEDLGSDLEKVVFMHGFDKEGHPVCYNVYGEFQSKELYQKTFSDEEKRQKFLRWRIQFLERSIRKLDFTPGGICTIVQVNDLKNSPGPGKWELRHATKQALQLLQDNYPEFVAKQVFINVPWWYLAVNRMISPFLTQRTKSKFVFAGPSKSVRTLSRYIAPEQVPIKYGGLSKDGEFGTTDAVNEITIRPAAKHTVEFPVTESCLLSWEVRVVGWEVRYGAEFVPSAEESYTVIIQKTRKVSSSEEPVVCNSFKIGEPGKVVLTIDNPTSKKKKLLYRLKTKPSSD, encoded by the exons ATGGCTGAGGAATCTGTTCAAAATCAAGGCCAAGAGACATTGACACGAGAAGAAGAGGTGGTGGTCACTGATGTTCCACAGGCTGAGAAAGCCAGCACAAAGGTGGAGAAGGAGCCTCAGTCAACGCATGTACGAGAGACTGAGGAGTCCGTGAAGCCTAGGACTGTCGAAGAAGAGCCTGCCGTAGAGAATGACATGTCCACAAAGCCGGCTGACAATGTTGAGAAGATCCCACAATCGGTTTCTTTCGAGGAAGAGAGCACCAGAGTTGCTGATCTTCCTGAGACCGAGAAAAAGGCACTCGAAGAGCTTAAGCAGCTCATCCAAGACGCGCTCAACAAGCATGAATTCACTACTCTGGCTTCATCTCTAACTTCGCCATCACCacccaaagaagaagaaaagccaGCCGCTGTAGAGGAAAGAGAGGACGAGAAACCCGCTGAAGAAAAGCCATCCGAAGTGACTGCTGATGTTCCTCCAATGGCACCGGAAGAACCCACAAAGCCAGAATCAGAAACTTTAGAAGAAACCAAGGATGGAGCAGAAAAGAAGGCAGAACCAGAAAATGAAGCAACAGTCGCGGAACAACTAACAGAAACAGTGGTGGTTACAAAAGTTATTAAAGAGAAGGTGGCTGCGGATTCTGTAGATGATGATGGTGCAAAGACTGTGGAAGCCATAGAAGAAACCATTGTGGCGGTCTCTTCTTCAGTACCACAGGAGCAGCCTCCTACACCTCCAACAAAAGATGTGGAAGGTCAGAACGCTGCTCCACCTCCGGAACCGGAAGAAAAAGATACCAAAGCCCCTCTGTCTCAGGAGGAGGTCTCCATCTGGGGTGTACCACTACTGGCCGATGAGAGGAGCGATGTCATTCTCTTGAAATTTCTCCGAGCGAGAGATTTCAAGGTGAAAGATGCGTTCTCTATGATCAAGAACACCGTACGCTGGAGGAAAGACTTTGGGATCGATAAGTTGCTTGAAGAAGACCTGGGCAGTGATTTAGAAAAGGTGGTGTTCATGCACGGCTTTGATAAGGAAGGACACCCCGTGTGCTACAATGTCTATGGGGAATTCCAAAGCAAGGAGCTCTACCAGAAAACATTTTCCGATGAAGAGAAGAGGCAGAAATTCTTGAGGTGGAGAATTCAATTCCTGGAAAGGAGCATCCGGAAGTTGGATTTCACCCCAGGCGGTATTTGCACTATTGTTCAGGTCAATGATTTGAAGAATTCTCCTGGGCCTGGGAAGTGGGAGCTTAGACATGCAACCAAACAGGCCCTCCAACTTCTCCAAGATAATTATCCTGAATTTGTTGCCAAACAG GTGTTTATCAATGTCCCTTGGTGGTACCTGGCAGTCAACAGAATGATAAGCCCATTCCTGACACAGAGGACCAAAAGCAAGTTTGTTTTTGCTGGCCCTTCCAAGTCTGTGAGGACCCTTTCGAG GTACATAGCTCCAGAACAGGTACCAATCAAATACGGAGGATTAAGCAAAGATGGTGAATTTGGCACAACTGATGCCGTTAATGAGATTACCATTAGACCAGCAGCAAAGCACACAGTGGAATTTCCGGTTACTGAG TCCTGCCTTCTCTCTTGGGAGGTCAGAGTAGTGGGATGGGAGGTGAGGTACGGTGCAGAATTTGTGCCAAGCGCTGAAGAAAGTTACACTGTGATCATACAGAAGACTAGAAAGGTTTCCTCATCTGAAGAACCAGTCGTTTGCAATAGCTTCAAGATTGGTGAGCCTGGCAAGGTGGTACTGACCATTGACAATCCTACCTCTAAGAAGAAAAAGCTCCTTTACCGCTTGAAGACCAAGCCTTCTTCTGATTGA